The DNA region GCCATTTTTAATTTTAGACGTAGAATTGCCTTAGTTTCGGTTAACGAATATTATCCGAAAAAAATATTAAAAAGTGATTTATCACACGTTAACGTCAACGGCTAAAAAGAGAGATATTAATGAATATCGAATTGATCAAGAGTAGCTTGTCTGAAGCTTACCCAACATGGAATATTAGCGACAATGATTCATGTTTAGTTATTACTAATCATGATGGTATTACTGCTTACTTAGCAGTGTCTGGTAGTCAAATAGTTGTAGAAACTCTACTATTTCCAGTGAGTAAAGTTAGCGATAAAACTGCATTGAACACATATATCCTTCAAACGCATAAAATTATTCCATTAACAACAGTTGGTTTATCTGAAGTTGATAGTGAATGGTATTATTCAGCGTTTGGTACTTTATCTTCCCAATCAAAATTAGAAAGTGTCCAGATTGAAGTGGAAACATTATTTAATAATGTTGCTGAGCTGATCGGTATGTATGAAGAGTTTTAATTTAATTGAGAAGGTAACCACAATGTCTGTATTTAAAAAATTATTTTCTGCCTTTAAAGGCGGTATTAATGATGCTGCTGAATCAGTAGTAGATGCAAATCAATTACGTATTCTAGAACAGGAAATTCGCGAGTTCGTTCTGCTATTCGTGATGCTGATGAAAGTTTGGTATCAATTATGGCTAAGCGTAAAATAGCGGAGAAGAAAGTTCTGATATTCAATTAAGCATTACTCAATATGAGCAAAATGCTTTGTCAGCAAGTGAAAAGGGTCACCAAGATCTTGCGCTTGAATGTGCTCAGCGAGTCGTTGAACTTACCCAAGAAAAAGATGTTGAGCAGTCTCAGCTCGATGTTTTTCTGCAAGCAGAAAATAAGCTTCGACCACTAGAAACTGGTGGGTATGAGATTATAGCCGGAGAGCGTCGCTGGAGAGCAGCACGTCAGGCTGGGCTAAAACAAGTTCCTTGTCTTATTAAACGTGTTGAAGACCGTGCTGCAGTGGCCATGGCTTTGATCGAAAACATTCAACGTGAAGACTTGAATGCGATCGAAGAAGCGCAAGCTCTCGAACGTTTGCAAGACGAATTCAAGTTAACCCACCAACAAGTCGCCGATGTGATTGGTAAATCGCGCACGACTGTCAGCAATTTATTACGTCTAAACCAATTAGATGAAAAAGTTAAAAAGTTTGTTGAAACTAAGCAGCTAGAAATGGGCCATGCTCGTGCTTTGTTGATGCTCGAAGGTGAGCTTCAAGCTGATATTGCTGAAAAAGTAGCCAAAAAGCAGCTTACGGTTCGTCAAACCGAACAACTCGTCAAAAAATGTCTTTCTGGACCATCTGACGATAAAAACGTGGTAGAAGACGTAGAAATTCAACAAATATCACAGAACCTTAGCGATAAATTGCATGCAAAAGTTTCAATCGTGCGATCTAAGAACGGAAAGTCAAACTAACAATAAGTCTTGATGAACCTCACAAATTAGAACAAGTGATTGCCAAGCTAGAACGCTAAATGAGATAATTGATTTAAATCAATTGTAAAAAACAACTTTTCATTCGAAAAGTTGTCGAGTTGTAAGCAAA from Vibrio nitrifigilis includes:
- a CDS encoding DUF2170 family protein, which codes for MNIELIKSSLSEAYPTWNISDNDSCLVITNHDGITAYLAVSGSQIVVETLLFPVSKVSDKTALNTYILQTHKIIPLTTVGLSEVDSEWYYSAFGTLSSQSKLESVQIEVETLFNNVAELIGMYEEF
- a CDS encoding PspA/IM30 family protein, producing MSVFKKLFSAFKGGINDAAESVVDANQLRILEQEIREFVLLFVMLMKVWYQLWLSVK